One stretch of Streptomyces sp. 135 DNA includes these proteins:
- a CDS encoding HpcH/HpaI aldolase/citrate lyase family protein, whose translation MRHFGHIAPEVRQRLFHREPCAFTADSPPHLLASALGATLYSPATRPRLADDILKQGGRGVTSMVVCLEDSIDDAEVADAEENLVRQFADLAERGVEPPLLFVRVRAAEQIPDLTRRLGPSLRLLSGFVLPKFTEERGVPFLEALTVAETGADALGGRRLFAMPVLESPELLHLESRAETLAGIARTVDKYRDRVLALRLGVTDFCSAYGLRRPPDMTAYDVQIVASVIADVVNVLGRADGTGFTVTGPVWEYFRVQERMFKPQLRRSPFLEGRAEELRQALIEHDMDGLLREIELDRANGLLGKTCIHPSHVLPVHALSVVSHEEFSDAEDILRPERGGGGVLRSSYTNKMNEVKPHRAWAERTLRRAEVFGVAKEDVGFVELLTAGLPG comes from the coding sequence CTCCGCCCTCGGCGCCACGCTCTACAGCCCCGCCACCCGGCCCCGCCTGGCCGACGACATCCTGAAGCAGGGCGGCCGCGGCGTAACCTCCATGGTGGTCTGCCTGGAGGATTCCATCGACGACGCCGAGGTGGCCGACGCCGAGGAGAACCTCGTCCGGCAATTCGCCGACCTGGCCGAAAGAGGCGTGGAACCCCCGCTGCTCTTCGTCCGGGTCCGCGCCGCCGAGCAGATTCCGGACCTCACCCGAAGGCTCGGCCCGAGCCTTCGGCTGTTGTCCGGATTCGTACTGCCCAAGTTCACCGAGGAACGAGGGGTTCCGTTCCTGGAGGCCCTCACGGTCGCGGAGACGGGGGCCGACGCCCTCGGCGGGCGGCGGCTCTTCGCCATGCCCGTCCTGGAGTCGCCCGAGCTCCTGCACCTGGAGAGCCGCGCCGAGACCCTCGCCGGGATCGCCCGCACCGTCGACAAGTACCGCGACCGGGTCCTCGCGCTGCGCCTGGGCGTCACCGACTTCTGCTCGGCCTACGGCCTGCGCAGGCCGCCGGACATGACCGCGTACGACGTACAGATCGTGGCCTCCGTCATCGCCGACGTGGTGAACGTCCTCGGCAGGGCCGACGGCACCGGATTCACCGTGACCGGGCCCGTGTGGGAGTACTTCCGCGTGCAGGAGAGGATGTTCAAGCCGCAGCTGCGCCGCAGCCCCTTCCTGGAGGGGCGGGCGGAGGAACTGCGGCAGGCCCTCATCGAGCACGACATGGACGGCCTGCTCCGCGAGATCGAGCTGGACCGGGCCAACGGCCTGCTCGGCAAGACCTGCATCCACCCCTCGCACGTGCTGCCCGTGCACGCCCTGTCGGTCGTCAGCCACGAGGAGTTCAGCGACGCCGAGGACATCCTGCGTCCGGAGCGGGGCGGCGGCGGGGTGCTGCGCTCGTCGTACACGAACAAGATGAACGAAGTGAAGCCGCACCGCGCCTGGGCCGAGCGGACCCTGCGGCGCGCCGAGGTCTTCGGCGTCGCCAAGGAGGACGTCGGCTTCGTGGAACTGCTCACCGCCGGGTTGCCCGGCTGA